Below is a genomic region from Prolixibacteraceae bacterium.
GCGACTTCTTGCCCTGTAAAGATTGATACTGGAAAGTTTATTAAGGTATTAAGAGCGAAACAAGTTGTTGATCCAAAACTGCAAAAGCAGTCACAGTGGGTGGCCGATCACTTTTATACGGTAGGAACACTTATCCGAGGTGGATTGAAGATGGTGAATGGTGTACACTATGTGATGGGGGCTTCTCTTTTAGGGGGTATCGCGAGTACTTTTCGTAAGATTAGTGGCAATAAACTGCCACAGTGGACGCCATGGATGCCTACAGGAGTCTCTGGTCCTAAACCATTGTCTGTGAACCCGAACAATCCATTAAAGGTGGTTTATTTCCCTTCTTGTATCGCACAAACGATGGGTGCTGCAAAGAGAGATAAGGATAGACGTCCGTTGCATATCGTGACACAAGAGCTATTGATGAAAGCGGGGTATGAGGTTATTTATCCAGAAAATATGAGCTCTCTTTGTTGTGGGACACCGTGGGAGAGTAAAGGGTTTGAAGAGCATGCCAATCAAAAGTCGTCTGAGTTGGAGGCGGCGCTGTTTAAAGCTTCTAACCGTGGAGAGTATCCTATTTTGTGTGACACATCTCCTTGTTTGTATAGAATGAGAAAAGTGATGGAACCAAAATTGAAGTTGTATGAGCCAGTAGAGTTTATTGATACTTTTTTAATGGATAAGCTACAGTTTGAGAAAGTAGATGAAGTGGTTACGATTCATTCTACATGTAGTACAACAAAGATGGGGTTAACGGGAACGCTACAGCGAGTAGCAGAGGCTTGCGCTTGTAAAGTTGTGTTGCCTGATGAAGTTGGATGTTGTGGTTTTGCTGGAGATAGAGGGTTTAATTTCCCTGAAGTAAATGCTTATGCATTAAGAAAATTACGTCCTGTTGTGGAGAAGGAGAAAGCCATTGCAGGATATTCAAACAGTAGAACATGTGAGATCGGTTTGTCTGAAAATAGTGGTATTCCATATGCTTCGATTATCTATTTAGTGGATCGAGTAACATCTTCTAAGTAGAGATGGATATCGCTCATTTCACCATTTAGATTGGGATTAAATGTTGTAAAAAAGCACAGCTATGGATTTGGCTGTGCTTTTTTATGAGAAGTGTTTTTTGATTAGAGTTTGATTCTAATTAAATCATGAAATCTGTTATATCTTGGTTTTAGACTCTGTTATCTTGGGTTAAAACAGAGTGTATTCCCCCAATATGCAGCTCATTTTACCATTCAATAGGTATTATTTTTTTGTTGCAATAATACATATGGCGTGTGTGTCATTACCGATAAGTTTTGATTGCTCGATCTCAAAGTTTGCATTGTTAAGATCGCGGTGTACTTCTTGAGGAACTAGAACCCTTGCATTTGGTGCCTGTTTTTTATATGTTTTCATATAACGGTGAATCATCCCCACTTTATTAATAAATTTCATTTGGTATTTGGTAAAACTAATAAGTATCAGTTTACCTCCAGGTCTTAAGATTCGATATGTTTCCATCAGCGCCATGTTAGGGTGAGGAATAATATGGTACAGATTTGCCATAACGACTGTATCAAAACATTCATTTTGATATGGTGTTTTTAGACAGTTTATTTTTTCAATAGATAGATCGGGTTGGTTATTAAATCGCAATTGTAGTTGATCTAACATTTGATCTGAAAGGTCTGTGGCATGATATTTCGTCGTTTTGGGATAGAGGCGTTGGGTATATGCTCCATCTCCGCTACCAAGCTCTAAAGTCTCTTTTAGATCTGGAAGTTGTCCTATCCATTTGAAGATTTCATTTTGAGTCTCCTCTCCAACGACATAGGTGTTTGATTTCTCGAAATCGGTAGCAAATTGAGACCAGAATGTCTCCTTGTTATTTTGATCCTCTAACATCTTTTTAGGTTTTATTTTAATGACATCATTTGAAGGTTGTGTTTGTGGGGGTAAAGATAGATCGAAAAAGAGGTTCTTTATATCCCTTTAAATGGTGATTTTATGAGGTGTAAATCGCTATATCATTGGATGAAAAATGTCATTAGGATGTTTTCTATTGTTCTGTAATAGAACATAATTTGGCTCGTGTTTATTGATTAAATATTAATAGAATAAACTTACGATGTCATTGAACTTTAATCGAGGATAATTGTTTTCCTAGTGACTTTATCCCCTTAGGTATTATGAAGATTTCACCATGTATTAAGACAGAGGTAGACGTGTCGGAACGCTTATCTCTTTTTGATCTTTCGGAACTTTCTCCGTTTGACGGCCCTGGTTTACGCACAGTGGTGTTCTTTCAAGGGTGTCCTCTTTCATGTGCGTGGTGTCATTCTCCCCATTCACAATCTACTATTTCTCCCTTACTATTTCATGAGATCTTTTGTACGCATTGTGGGTTTTGTGTCTCTGCATGTCCTCATGGCGTTCATGAGATGGTTGGTGAAGAGCATATAATTCATAGAGAGAAATGTATTCATTGTGGGCAATGTGTGGCAGCATGTCCCCAAAGCAGAGAGGGAGTGAAAGCTAGTGCTTTGTTTCTGCCCACTGTACAAAGTGATGTGCATACTTTGTTTGAACAGATAAGGCCCTATTTGGATTTGACAAAGCGTAGTGGTGGAGGTATTACGTTGTCTGGAGGCGAACCTCTATTGCAGAGTGAGGCTGCCATGAAATTGTTATGGTTATGCAAGGCGCATGGATATCATACTGCGGTGGAGAGTTCTGGACTTATGCCACTTGATCGTTATAAGCTACTTATCCCATGGGTGGATGTGTGGCTTATTGGATTTCGTGTTACTACAGGAGAGGTGCCACCAAGTAAAGAGGCTCAGGTGGATAGATGTTTGTCTCTGTTACATGATGCAAAAGCAAAAATACTTCCACGTATCCCAATTATCCCTGGATTTACAAACCAAACTTCCGTATTAGAGGTGATAACCAGGTTGTTAAATAAGTATCATCTAAAGCATGTTGATCTTAATCCATGGAATGATCATTTCGATGTGAACTATATCCATGGTGGGATGGAACTTAAGATGACTAAACCTTCCACAGATATAGTAGAAGATGCTACTAGAGAGATAAAAGACCATTTTAAACGTTTAAATTTTACTATCGATGAAAAGTGATATTAAGTTTTTAGATTTTCCGGATAAGATGACCGATAATGTGCGGGCATTATATGACCATTTAATCCAGAAAGCATTGGGCGATCGTTCTGAAGAGTGGTTTACAGAAGATATGTTTGTAGATTTAGTGAAAAGACATCGTTCTTACGATGACAAATATCCTTTGTGGAGACCTTGGCAAGAGTGTTCTGTAATTGTTCGTAGGGCTTTGGCTATTGATGCGATGTTAAAGGCGATGACGGATGAGAAGAATAGTGAGAAGACTCATAGTGCAGATATTCTTGATGGGGATTTGTTGTTGGGTGTTTTACCTATGGGGTCGAATGGGCTAGGTAAGGTGTTTCCTAATTTCTTAACAGAAGATGAACTTCGTGCTGGTTCGATTACCAATCGTAATGCCGCTTCGTTGTTTGGTCATAATACGATGAATTATGAAGAGTTGCTTCGAGATGGGCTTCAGGTAAAGATCGATGATTGTTCTTTCCAGTTGGATAAGCTTTCGGTTAAGATTAAGCTTCAAAAAAAGGAGGTGGAAAGGATCAAAGTGAAACTTAAATTAGAAGAGAAGTATCTTGATCTTGGTAAAGTCGATTCTTATGTTGCTTATCGTTTGAGAAAAGAAGAACGTGAGTTGATTAATTTGAAGAAGGAATTCGATTTCTATTGGTCAGTAAAAATTGCATGTCGTTCTGTTGTCAGTTATGCGGATCGTTTTGCCCAATTGGCAGAACAAAAAGCGATAAAATATGTTGAACAGAGTGACGAATTACTAGAGTTGGCTCGTATTGCGAGAAAAGTTCCTAGAGAGGGAGCGGATACATTCCATGAGGCGATGCAGTCTATCTGTTTCTTCCATATTGCACTTCATGCTTCGATGAACTTTATCTCTTTGGGACGATTGGATCAGGTGTTAAACCCATATCTAGAGAAAGAGTCAGACAAGGCTAAAGCATTGGAAATATTTGAATGTTTCATTGTGAAATTGGCTGGACGTTTGAATTTAGGTTCTAACTCTTTGGTGGCGCAAGATCATGTAGACTATGCTACGGTTTTAGGAACCCATCCATATTATATTGATCAGAAAGCAGGGGTAAATAACTTCTTGCAGAATATAATTGTTGGAGGAAAGAAGCCAGACGGTACCGATGCAACCAATAGTTGTACTTTCTTGATTCTACAAGCGTTTGAGAATGTGAATCTATCGACACCTGGTATATATGTTCGTTTGCATAACGATAGCCCGAGTGAATTGGTTCGTAAAGTGTCAAGTTCGGTGTATAGGACTAAGAATAATCCTTCAGTATTGAATGATGAGATAATGATTCCTGCCATGTATAAGGCGTTGATGCAAGATGAAGATCCAAAGGATAAGTCCGTTTGTGCAGAGATGCAGCAGTTGGCAAACGATTATTGTGTGGATGGTTGTTGGGAGCCAATTTTAAATGGCTGTTCGGATTGGACTTTTGGAATGATAAATGGATTGAAGTCTGTGGAAACAGCATTAAATCAAGGCGCTTCACTACAGAAAGATGATGAGTTGTTGAGAGGTGCGAAATTGGCTCCTCAAACCCCTATTCCAAGTACATATGAGATGTTGATGGATAACCTACAAAATCATATGAGGTTTACGGTAGATCAAGCTGTAATGGCACTCTTTGTCTATTATATGATGGATGAGAATGCAGCGCCATCTCCTTTGTTCTCGGCATATCTAAAAGGATGTATGAGAAAAGGACGAGACAAAGCATCTGGTGGTGCAGATTATAATATTGGTGGGGTTATTCTTGGTGGAGTTCCAGATATGGTAAATCAAGTGGCTGCATTAAAGAAATGGGTATATGATAAACAGAAATATAGTGTAGAAGAGGTCTGTAGTGCAATCAGAAATAACTATGGTGATGGTGTGGAACATTTGTCGTCAACGGAGAAAGAGTTGTATGATAAGATAAGAGGTGATTTCGATAATCATAGTCCTAAGTTTGGAACTGGTGATCTTGTGGCTGATTTTATTACGGAAAAGGTTTTAAATATTTTCCATGATGCTCTGATGCGTTCGGCTAAATTTGGAAAGCGATTGTTCCAAGATATTGCCCCTGAGGATAAGTGGATCGAAGTAGCAAACCTTCGTGCTTTGGCTGGATATTATGGTTTGCCATTGGGTATGACATATGATATAAAGATGAAAGTCACTGGTGGAATGGGGACATTTGAACAGTATAATTGGAGTGGTAGAGGTTGTGCTGCTTCAGCTAATCGTTCAAATAGTGAACCAATCGCACCGAACTTCTCTTGTGTTCCAGGAACATCATCTAGTGGACCGTTGTCTACAATGAACTCTTTGTCACATTTTAATTTGTCCCGTTTTGCTGCAGGTGTAATAACAGATGTGTGCTTGGAAGAGGGGGCATGTACTGTTGAAATGGTTGAGGAGCTTGTGCGTGCCTTTGTGAAGAAAGATGGTGGAATGATGACTGTCGCAATCGGTACAAGTAAATTGTATAAAGAGATTTATGAGACAGCTAAAGATGCTCTGTTGAAAAAGGAGGCGGAAGCTGCTATGATGTTAGCCCCATATGCAGGGGTAAATGTTCGTATCGGTGGATGGCAAACTCCTTTCGTTACTTTGCCTCTATCTCATATGGAGAACTATATTAAGCGACCTGAAAATATGAACTAAAATCATAGATTATGAATAGAAGAAATAGATGGGGTATATTGATATTTGTGATTCTTTTGGTCTTGATGTGGGAGACTTTCTCGAAGAAAGATTCTGTTGAATCATTAGAATCATGGAATAATACCCCTTTGAAAGAGGAGATAGTATCATATGTTAAGATGGCATCAAAACAGATTCCCGTTGAAGATCGTGTAGCTGTTTTTGACTTGGATGGCACATTGGCTTGTGAAGCCCCATTGTGGTTTGAGATGGAGGTAGCAGTGGCTGGTTTAATGGATAAGTTGAAAGCGAACCCCTCTTTGGAAGATCAGATAATGTATCAGTATGCAAAGAAGTTGACCGTGAATCCTAAGGATACCTCTGTAACGAACCATTGGGTTGTGGATAATGTGAACTATTTGGATTCGATGATTCTAACTGCGTTTGATGGTGTGGGCTGTGAAGCTTATGTGAAATATGCACAAGAGTATCTAGATGAGCATAAGAATAAGGATTATGATATACTTTTTGGAGATATGTTCTATCAACCGATGTTGGAGTTTGTACGTCTGTTGCAACAGAATCAATTTAAAGTCTATATCGTGTCTGGATCGATGCAAGGATTGTTGTGGAGTGTTTGCCCTAATACATTAAAGTTGGATAGAGCTCATTTGATTGGAACAAGACAAGAACAAGTGCCTGTGTATATTAAAGATGAGCCTACAACTTTTGTTCTGAAGAGCGGTAAGTATCTACCTAAGAATAATCATAATGGTAAAAGTTTGAATATCTACTCTCATATAGGTAAGATCCCTGTGATTGCTGTTGGAAATACAACGGGTGATTTCGGAATGTTCCATATGGCTAACGGAAGTAAGTATCCACATCTGGCTATTTTGATTAATCATGATGATGCTAACCGTGAATATAAATATCCTCCATATCATGGAACAGCGGTTCCTGCTTGGGCGGATTCGATGAGGATTAATGGATGGAAGCAAGCAAATATGTCTATTGAATTTAAAGATCTTTGGATGAAAAAATAGTCTGTGAAAGATCGTTTTTAAAATAGGGGCCTTTCCAATGTGGGAGAGGCTCCTATTTTTTTATTCCAATAACATAGATTAGGAACATTCCAATAATGAAAGTGATGGTAAAACTGAGTAGGGTTCCTAGTAGTATATATTCTGTGTATTTTCTTGATTGAGTTTGTTGCATTGGATTGAGTCGTAGTATCGATTTGGCTGCAAATATGAAGCCTATGGCACTATATTGATTTAATAAGATTAGTGTAAGGGTCAAGAAGCGTTCGAGGTAACCAATCCATTTGCCTGCTTGGTTTAGACTCTCATTTTTTGTTCGATTGGTCTCGATCTCATCTCTCCATTTCCTTGTTAAAACTTTTATTAGAATACCAGATGGCCATAAGATCATGATGTATGCTACAACAGTTCCAATAATCTTTATTTGGTTGGTAAGCGAAATAAGTTGTTGATAGAATGGCTGCCAATTGTCAAGAATAAGTATGGTTATAATGAGGATGGATATAGTGTGCAGAATTTGGTCTATAATAAATAGAACTTCAGGTTTCCCTTTTTGACACACTTTCCAAAGATCGATCGCTGTGTGTATTATGGTTATCGCAGGAATGATTAATAGTAGATCCCATTGGGCAACAAATAGATAGGATAATAGCCCTGAAATGAGACCATGTAGGTAGAGATATGGCGATCTGAATTTCTTATTTTGACGATTTTCTACCCATGCATCCGGTTGTAAAATAAAGTCGGTGAAGAGGTGGGCTAGGAGAAGTTTTAGAAATAGGAGCATGGTTTATTCCGTTTTGAGTTTATTGGCTAAATGTTTGAAATTGTTTAACATCATTTGAGTGGCATCCCAGTTGGCTGCTTTCTTCCTTTGATTCACTGCCGACTGTGATACCATTAGTTTTTCGGCTGTTTTAGCCTCAGTGAGACCTTGTAAGAGAAAATATGCAGTTTCGGCTGCATTCTTAGACCATCTGTCTATAATTGCTTCTAATAGCTTTAATTCGACCTTTAGCTCTCTATTTATCTCCTGGTCAGCTGTGTGGATGATAAGCTTTTGATCTAACTGTTTCATCCTCTCTAAATTTCTTCCTGAAAGTTGCAGTGCTTGCCCATCAGATAGTGCTAAGGTACTATGCAAAAAGTCAATGCTGCCTATACCGATGGATATGCGAGCATCCATGTGATTATATTGCTCGTCTTTATCTTGGTCAGGGAATGTGATTTTCTTGAATATCGTTTTAAGCTGGAGTGCAATATTTAATGCCATTTCGATATCTGTGAATAGGCATTGGAATCCGTCTCCTCTAATAAATTCAAAAGGAAAGTGTAGATCGTACTCTTTAGATATATGCTCTAGGTCGTGTTGCAGTATTGAAAATAGATGTGCTCTATTTACGTTGTTTAATCTGTTTGAATCGATTAAATCTCCTGTTAATGCTACATACATGTTCGTCTATTTTTATTTAAAGATAGTAAAAAGAATAGAACCCTCCTATAGGAATATCTTCAAATTATAAGGTTCTAGCCTTATAATTAACGAATATAAGGTTGTGGCCTTATAATTAACGAATATAAGGCTGTAGCCTTATAATTTGGAGTTGATTTAATGGTTCTGTTTCCTTCGTTGTGAGTGGATTGTCAAAAAGGATCAATATGAAAGATGAACTAAATATTTTTTTATTTGTTATGTAAATGATTAGAATATAGTAGGTTCGATTTGAGTAGATGTTTTGGCATATGTTACATGTTGTCCGTTTAATAGTTTCTTAATTATAATTAGTCTAGATAAGCTAGTGTGTCCCGATAATTTTGCGTACTTTGTATCATATAAGCTACGGTAATACCAACGCTTATTTTAAAATGAATACTATTATTAGGATCTATTTTGTTTATACTACGTATTGAAATATCAATGTAGAAGAGGCTATGTTGCCACTTTGTTTGTTTAAACAAGATATGTTCGTAATAACTTATTTGTCATTTTAATATATATTTTGGTGTAAATAACATGATAGATTGATATATGGAATTGAGTAATAATTTTATGATGGCCTTCGGGTTGACTCTGTTTGCAGGATTGTCAACAGGTATTGGAAGTTTAATTGCGTTTGTGTCAAGACAGACAAATACCAAGTTATTGTCTGTGGCACTTGGTTTTTCTGCTGGGGTTATGATTTATGTCTCTTTTGTGGAGATCCTTCCAGAAGGGGTACATTCGTTACAGGAACATTATACCGATAAGTTGGGTGAGATATATGGTATTTTGGCATTCTTTGGTGGTATTTTGATTATAGCTTTGATTGATAAGCTGATTCCTAGTTTTGAAAATCCGCATGAGATAAAGAAGATTGAGGAGATGGATGATGCATCGAAAGCAAAGGATTTCCGAAAGTTATATAGAATGGGTATCATGACAGCTTTGGCTGTGGGGGTCCATAATTTTCCTGAAGGATTGGCTACTTTTATCTCTGCCCTGAATGACCCTTCATTGGGTGTGGCTATTGCTGTAGCTATTGCGATTCATAATATTCCTGAAGGCATTGCAGTGAGTGTCCCTATATATTACGCTACTAAGAGTAGGAGTAAAGCCTTTTGGTTGTCATTCTTGTCTGGTTTGGCCGAACCTGTTGGTGCATTGATTGGATATGTCTTAATTTTACCATTTGTAAATGCTGACAACTTAGAGGTGGTGATGGGAGTTGTTTTATGCTCTATTGCTGGAGTAATGGTGTTTATCTCGTTGGATGAACTTTTGCCAACAGCGGAGGAGTATGGAGAACACCATTTGTCTATTTATGGTCTGGTGGCTGGTATGGCTGTAATGGCAATAAGTTTATTGTTGTTCTGATTATAGTTTGATTATAATAGAAGAGAGGTAATGAAGGTCATATTTGATATTCATTACCTCTCTTTTGCTATTGTATAATTTCGATGTTAGATCATTTTATTGGCATTCTTCTCTGCATTATTAATACAGTCAGAAACGCTATTTCCTCCAACAAAATTGCCTGAGATAATGAAATTAGGGTGGTGGGTATGAAAATTATCCAGTTGGGCTTTGAAATCCATGTAACCTAGGTTATATTGGGGAATGGCTTTCTCGTAGAGTTTAAAACATTTGGTTTTAGGCTCGCCCTCTATCTCCATGATCTCCGCAAATTCTCTTGTTGCTTCGGATACCCAACGATTTAGATCGCTTTGAAGCATCTCTTCGTGGTTTCTACTACCACCAAGGTATAGCGTGAAGGAGGCATGGTCTTTGGGTGCTCTGTGGTCGAATATGGTACTACTCCATAGTGCTCCTAAGAATTTTAGTTTTGCTTTTTCAGGTACTAAGAAGCCGAAACTGTCGAGTTGGCGTCCAATTTGTTCTTTGTGATATCCAAGGGTTAATGTTCCCACTGGAGGGTAGAAGATCTTGTCCAGTTCTTCACTTAGTTTGTGATCGAGATCAGAAACAAGAGAAGAAAGCTTGTATGCTGGTAGGGTTGAGATGATCTTATCGGTGGCAATAGTATGTTTTTCACCATCTTTGAGGTAGGTAATATGATACCTGTTTTCAGAAGGTGTAATTTCAATTACTTCACTCTTTAAAAAGAGTTGAGGAGAAAGTTTTTTTGCAATAGCTTTAGGGAGTTGGTTCATTCCTCTTTGAAATGACATGATATTCCGAGAAGGTTTGAATGCCCCTTGTTTATAGGCATTGCGCTTGTTTTTCATCGTGTGATAAGAGCCCATGATCACCGAGCCATGCTGTGTTTCCATCGCGGCCATTTCAGGATATGCAGCTTGCATGCTTAGATCTTTGGGATCGCCAGCATATACTCCAGCAACAAGAGGGTTCAGTGTGTAATCGAGAAACTCCTTCCCAAAACGACGAATAACGAAATCATGCATGCTTTCATCTGTATGATCTCTTCTAGCTTTTACGAATGGTTCTTTAAGTACGCGAAGTTTGGTTTTGAACGAAAGAAGTTTGGTGAAGATATAAGAAAGAGGGCCGTCTAAGGCGTGGATCTGGTTGTCTCGATAGAGGTATTTCTTAGAAGCTTTTCTATTGGCTTGCATTAATTGGTCTTTGATTCCAGTCCAATTTAGAAGTTTCTGAAAAGATTCGTACTTCTCTACCGTGGAGTTGGCAGCAAAATCGAAGGTGTAACCGTCAATCTCTTTAGAGGACAAAACACCTCCTACTTTATCCCTTTTTTCTAAAATGAGTACATTCTTACCTTGTGCTTCTAGGAAAGCAGCTGTAGATAGACCTGATATTCCTGCTCCTAGAATCACTATCTCATATGAATCCATTGTTCTTTTTACCTTGTATGATGAGTTACAAATATAATGGAACTGAATCGAAAAAGGGAGTCTATTTGAATTTATTTAGACCTGTTAGGTATCGAATTTGTGGATATTGCAACGCAGTTAACGAAGAGCTGTCTCCTCTTTCAAAACTACAATGGTGTTGAGAGAGGAGATAGATTGTGTGATTACTTTTTTCTAACCCATGTTTGTGTTCTATAGAAAAAGCCAATGTAGCCACGAACTTGTAGTTCTCCGTCTTCTTGCCATAGTTTAACATCATAGGTTTTTCCACTCTCTGGGTCTAGGATACCATCGTCTTTAACCCAAACTCCATCTTTCTTTGTTAGGCCATCCACGATGAATAGTCCTTTGATTGGTTGGTTGTGAAGATCTCCTTTACACTCTTTGCAAAGTGGATCGTAATTTGGATCAGAGTTGTAGAACCCAACTACTTGTCCAAAAAGCTTTCCATCTTTTATTGTAATCTCTACGTCCGATTTGGGCTTGTTGGTCTTGTCGTCAATTGTTTGCCAAATACCAGTAATCTCCTGTGCGATAGACGGAAGTGTGACAAGAAGGCAAATTAGTGCCATCATTAGTTTTTTCATCTGGATTATCTCTTTTGAATTAATATATTTCAATTTCAATTCAAATAAACAAAAAATCTTCTGGGATGTTTTATTTATATAAATAAAAATCTAACAACTATGAGTGTTGAATTGCTTTCTCGTATTCAATTTGCAATGACCATCTCTTTCCATTATGTCTTTCCTCCGTTATCAATAGGATTAGGGATGTTGATGTTCTTTTTTGAGTTGATTTATGTTCGTACTAACAAGGTATTGTATTACAACCTAGCCCGTTTTTGGTCCAAGATATTTGCTGTGATCTTCGGGATGGGAGTAGCTACAGGAGTTGTAATGGAGTTTCAATTTGGAACCAATTGGGCGACATATTCCCGTTATATCGGTGATGTGATGGGAAGTGTTTTAGCTGCTGAAGGATTATTGGCATTTATGGTTGAAGCAGGATTCTTAAGTATTGTTCTTTTAGGGTGGAACCGTGTGAGTAAGAAGTTTCATCTTTTCTCAACCTTCTTAGTGTGGTTGGGCTCTATGTTTTCTGCATTATGGATTGTGATTGTAAATTCATGGCAACAAACGCCCGCTGGATATCATATTGTGCAGAGAGCTGATGGTACTTTTAGGGCAGAGGTCTTAGATTATGTCAAAATGATATTTAACCCCTCTAGTATGGATCGGTTCTTACATGTTATCCTCTCTTCGCTTTTGTGTGGACTGTTCTTGGTCATATCGATTCATGCCTATTATATTTTTAAGAAGAAGTTTGTCAAAAGCTCTCTTCTTGCAATAAAGGTCGCATCTATTAGTGGTCTGGTTTTGATTATCCTACAGGTTGTCTCAGGGCACCATTCAGCATTGATTGTTGCAGAACACCAACCAGAGAAATTAGCCTCTTTTGAAGGTCATTTTGATTCTAATAAACCTGGGAATTTATACTTGCTTGGTTGGGTGAATCAAGATGAGAAAGTAACCACGGGACTGTATATTCCTAAATTTCTATCTTTTATGATCTCGGCAGACCCAAACATGAAGGTTAAAGGTTTAAATGACTATCCTGAGGAAGATCTTCCGCCTGTTAATGTTGTGTTTCAAACCTATCATACAATGGTGGCTTTAGGGATGGCTATGTTAGGTGTTTTAGGGTTATTGGTGTTTTCATTTAAAAGAAGGTGGCTCCTTAAGAATAGGTGGTTTCAACTGGTGTGTTGTGGTAGTGTTTTAATGCCAATACTTGCTGTCCAATTAGGTTGGTTTAGTGCTGAAATAGGACGGCAGCCTTGGATTGTTTATCACTTAATGAGAACAAAAGATGGGATCTCCACAAACCTAACAACGTATGATCTGTGGTTTTCGATCATTGGTTTTGGTGTGATATATATATTCCTTACAGGTCTTTTTGTTTTTACAATTAGGCGTCAAGTGATGGTTGGAATTAAGAAATATAAATAAGTGATGCTATGGATATTCAAACAGTGTATTTTTTGCTTATAGGTGCTATAATTTCTGCATA
It encodes:
- a CDS encoding class I SAM-dependent methyltransferase, with translation MLEDQNNKETFWSQFATDFEKSNTYVVGEETQNEIFKWIGQLPDLKETLELGSGDGAYTQRLYPKTTKYHATDLSDQMLDQLQLRFNNQPDLSIEKINCLKTPYQNECFDTVVMANLYHIIPHPNMALMETYRILRPGGKLILISFTKYQMKFINKVGMIHRYMKTYKKQAPNARVLVPQEVHRDLNNANFEIEQSKLIGNDTHAICIIATKK
- a CDS encoding glycyl-radical enzyme activating protein — encoded protein: MKISPCIKTEVDVSERLSLFDLSELSPFDGPGLRTVVFFQGCPLSCAWCHSPHSQSTISPLLFHEIFCTHCGFCVSACPHGVHEMVGEEHIIHREKCIHCGQCVAACPQSREGVKASALFLPTVQSDVHTLFEQIRPYLDLTKRSGGGITLSGGEPLLQSEAAMKLLWLCKAHGYHTAVESSGLMPLDRYKLLIPWVDVWLIGFRVTTGEVPPSKEAQVDRCLSLLHDAKAKILPRIPIIPGFTNQTSVLEVITRLLNKYHLKHVDLNPWNDHFDVNYIHGGMELKMTKPSTDIVEDATREIKDHFKRLNFTIDEK
- a CDS encoding pyruvate formate lyase family protein, whose product is MKSDIKFLDFPDKMTDNVRALYDHLIQKALGDRSEEWFTEDMFVDLVKRHRSYDDKYPLWRPWQECSVIVRRALAIDAMLKAMTDEKNSEKTHSADILDGDLLLGVLPMGSNGLGKVFPNFLTEDELRAGSITNRNAASLFGHNTMNYEELLRDGLQVKIDDCSFQLDKLSVKIKLQKKEVERIKVKLKLEEKYLDLGKVDSYVAYRLRKEERELINLKKEFDFYWSVKIACRSVVSYADRFAQLAEQKAIKYVEQSDELLELARIARKVPREGADTFHEAMQSICFFHIALHASMNFISLGRLDQVLNPYLEKESDKAKALEIFECFIVKLAGRLNLGSNSLVAQDHVDYATVLGTHPYYIDQKAGVNNFLQNIIVGGKKPDGTDATNSCTFLILQAFENVNLSTPGIYVRLHNDSPSELVRKVSSSVYRTKNNPSVLNDEIMIPAMYKALMQDEDPKDKSVCAEMQQLANDYCVDGCWEPILNGCSDWTFGMINGLKSVETALNQGASLQKDDELLRGAKLAPQTPIPSTYEMLMDNLQNHMRFTVDQAVMALFVYYMMDENAAPSPLFSAYLKGCMRKGRDKASGGADYNIGGVILGGVPDMVNQVAALKKWVYDKQKYSVEEVCSAIRNNYGDGVEHLSSTEKELYDKIRGDFDNHSPKFGTGDLVADFITEKVLNIFHDALMRSAKFGKRLFQDIAPEDKWIEVANLRALAGYYGLPLGMTYDIKMKVTGGMGTFEQYNWSGRGCAASANRSNSEPIAPNFSCVPGTSSSGPLSTMNSLSHFNLSRFAAGVITDVCLEEGACTVEMVEELVRAFVKKDGGMMTVAIGTSKLYKEIYETAKDALLKKEAEAAMMLAPYAGVNVRIGGWQTPFVTLPLSHMENYIKRPENMN
- a CDS encoding HAD family hydrolase, with protein sequence MNRRNRWGILIFVILLVLMWETFSKKDSVESLESWNNTPLKEEIVSYVKMASKQIPVEDRVAVFDLDGTLACEAPLWFEMEVAVAGLMDKLKANPSLEDQIMYQYAKKLTVNPKDTSVTNHWVVDNVNYLDSMILTAFDGVGCEAYVKYAQEYLDEHKNKDYDILFGDMFYQPMLEFVRLLQQNQFKVYIVSGSMQGLLWSVCPNTLKLDRAHLIGTRQEQVPVYIKDEPTTFVLKSGKYLPKNNHNGKSLNIYSHIGKIPVIAVGNTTGDFGMFHMANGSKYPHLAILINHDDANREYKYPPYHGTAVPAWADSMRINGWKQANMSIEFKDLWMKK
- a CDS encoding DUF3307 domain-containing protein, giving the protein MLLFLKLLLAHLFTDFILQPDAWVENRQNKKFRSPYLYLHGLISGLLSYLFVAQWDLLLIIPAITIIHTAIDLWKVCQKGKPEVLFIIDQILHTISILIITILILDNWQPFYQQLISLTNQIKIIGTVVAYIMILWPSGILIKVLTRKWRDEIETNRTKNESLNQAGKWIGYLERFLTLTLILLNQYSAIGFIFAAKSILRLNPMQQTQSRKYTEYILLGTLLSFTITFIIGMFLIYVIGIKK
- a CDS encoding SatD family protein — protein: MYVALTGDLIDSNRLNNVNRAHLFSILQHDLEHISKEYDLHFPFEFIRGDGFQCLFTDIEMALNIALQLKTIFKKITFPDQDKDEQYNHMDARISIGIGSIDFLHSTLALSDGQALQLSGRNLERMKQLDQKLIIHTADQEINRELKVELKLLEAIIDRWSKNAAETAYFLLQGLTEAKTAEKLMVSQSAVNQRKKAANWDATQMMLNNFKHLANKLKTE
- the zupT gene encoding zinc transporter ZupT codes for the protein MELSNNFMMAFGLTLFAGLSTGIGSLIAFVSRQTNTKLLSVALGFSAGVMIYVSFVEILPEGVHSLQEHYTDKLGEIYGILAFFGGILIIALIDKLIPSFENPHEIKKIEEMDDASKAKDFRKLYRMGIMTALAVGVHNFPEGLATFISALNDPSLGVAIAVAIAIHNIPEGIAVSVPIYYATKSRSKAFWLSFLSGLAEPVGALIGYVLILPFVNADNLEVVMGVVLCSIAGVMVFISLDELLPTAEEYGEHHLSIYGLVAGMAVMAISLLLF